CCCGCCGCCCGCCTCCTCGGCACCGCAGCCGCCCTCCGCACGGCCGCGGGTGCCCCCTTGCCGACGGCGGAACGCGGCGACGTGGACCGCATCACCGCCCGCGCCACGAAGGCCATGGGCCGCGAAGCCTTCGCCGCGGCCCACGAAGAGGGCCAAAACACCCCCCTAACAGCCCACCTCTCAACCCACGCCCCCGGAAGCGCAACGGTCCCCGGTTGCCATCGACTACATTGACGCTCGCTCCCGGTTCCAGGAAACCGGCCGCGACCTTCGGAAACGAAGTCAGGTCGCACCACTTCATCTGAGAGAGGCTGTTTGTGTGGGACCTGGCGTCGTCTGATCCGCGTGTGGTCGGGCCGTATCGGACTCGTGCGGTGTTGGGCGAGGGGGGCATGGGCCGGGTGCTGCTGGCATCCGATCCGGCGGGCGGTTTGGTCGCGGTCAAGCTGGTCCGTGACGCTTTCGCTGCTTATGACGACAGCTTCCGGCAGCGTTTGCGGCGTGAGGCCGTGGCTGCGCAAAGAGTCCATGGCCCCCGCACCGCGCGGGTGGTCGACGCCGATGCGGACGCCGGGATTCCGTGGCTGGCTTACGCGTTCCACCACGGGCCCACGCTCCAGAACGCTCTGAGCACGACCGGGGCGTTGCCGGAAGAGAGTGTGCTGCATCTTGCGGCGGGATTGGCCGCGGCTCTTCGCGACATCCATGCTGCTCGGTTCATTCACCGCGATCTGTCGACTGCCAATGTTCTGCTGGCTGACGACGGGCCCGTGGTGATCGACTTCGGTATCGCCAGATCGGCCGGAGTGGCCGCGGATTCGGTGGATCAGACGCAACTCCTGACGGTGACTCGTACCGGTATGGTGATCGGGAACCCGGGGTTCATGTCGCCCGAGCAGGCCATGGGCATGGCCGACCTCACGCCCGCGAGCGACGTGTTCCCTCTGGGGACCCTCCTCGCAACGGCGGCCACCGGCCGTAATCCGTTCCAGGGCGCCACGAGTGAACAGACGCGCTACAACGTCATGATGGCCACCGCGGAACTGGACCAGGTCCCTTCCGCGATACGCGAGGTCATCGAACCCTGCCTGACCCGCGATCCCGCCGAACGGCCCGACGCGGCACACCTCCTGAGCACCATCGGGACACCGCCCGCGGTTCCGCAAGTCTGGCCCGAAGCCGTCCACGCCCTCACCCGGCAGCAGCACGCCGAAGTAAGCCGCTACACCGGCATCGACCCCACCACCGTCCTCCCCGGACCACACGACCTCGACCCGACCACCATCTTCACCACAGAAGCGGAACCGGGTGCCGGTCCCGGCGGCCCGCCCCCGGCCGAGGCGCCCGCGACGCCTGGGGGAAGGTGGCGCACCGGCCTGCGCGTGCCGGCCGCCGCAGTCGCCGCCGTGGTCGTCGCGGTCGTCGCGGTCGTCTCCGCCGTCGTCCTCTGGCCGAACGGTGGCGACGGTGAAGCCGCGCCGGAGAAACCGGCCGAAGCCGCCGCGGACGTCTTTCCCGTCAAGGTCAAGCACGACTACGGGGAGACGGTCGTCCCGTCCAAGCCGCAACGGGTGGCCGCCTGGGGCTGGGGCGCCGCCGAGGTCGCGATCGCGTTGGGGGAGTACCCGGTCGGCATCGTCGAGGAGGAGTCCGAATCCGGCAAGGGGATGATGCCCTGGGTCGCGCAAGCCTACGAGGACGAAGGTCTCGACGACCCCGTCCTCTTCACCGAGGGCGGCTCGACGAGCTGGGGGTTACCCGAGGAGCAGATCGCGGCGACCGAACCGGATCTCATTCTCGCTCCCTACTCGGGCCTGACCGAGGCGCAGTACGAACAACTCACGGACATCGCTCCGGTCGTGGCCCGCCCCGTGGGCGCCTCGGTGGAACCGTGGGAGGGCGTCATCGCCACCACCGCGCAAGCGCTGGGCGTACCCGCGGAGGGCAAGGAGTTGCTCGCGGAGTCCGACGCCCGGCTCGCCGAACTCGGTGAGCGGCACGGGCTCACCGGGTCGTCCTTCGCGGCGGTCGTCAACGACCCGCCCCGGCGCAGGGTCCACGTCTTCTCCGACGCCAGCCCGGTCGTCCGGGTGCTCGAAGGGCTGGGCCTGCGGCCGGCGGACTCGGTGGCCGAGCTGGATTCCGACGGCAACGGCATGATGTACTCCCTGGACTACGAGGACCTGGACCGGCTCGAATCCGATGTCGTCGTCCTGTACTCCACGACGTCCGACTGGGCCGAACGGGATCTGGCCAGCGAGGAACTGAACGCCCTGCCGGCCTTCGCCGCGGGGCGGATCGCTCAACTGTCCGGCACCGACGAGTTCGCCTCGGCCACCTCACCGACGGTGCTGTCGATCCGCTGGCCCGGCGGAATGCCGGTGCTGGCCGAGTCCCTGGAGAAGGCGGAGGCAGTCCGGAACTGACCCCGCGTTTGCCCCCCACCCCGCAACAACGGAAGGACCACCTCCCATGCTTCGCCCCAGAGCCGCGCTCGCAGCCGGCATCGTCTCCTTGGCCCTGCTGACCGCTTGTTCCGATAAGCAGGAGGAACCCCCGGCCAAGGACGAGGGCAAAGCCAATTCCTCGGCCCCCGCCGGCAAACCGTCGGAGGAGGCCATCGAGAAGCAGGACGAGGTCCCCGACGAGTGGCCGCCGGAAGTCCCCTTGCCTGTCGGATACGAGATCAAGGCCGCCTCGGAACCCACTCAGGCCGAGTTCCACAGCGCGCAGGTCGTCGGCGTGCCCCAGGAAGCAGTGAGCGCCACGCTCAAGGAATTCGAGGCCAACGGTTTCAAACAGACCCTCGGTGATGCCATGAGTGAACGAGGCATCTTCAATTACGAGAGCAAGAAATGGAGCATTTCCCTCACTGTTGCCCCGATGGACAGCAAGGGGGAAATGACCACGGAGGACACGGGGGTCTACACGATGACGTACCTCGTCGGACCCGTGAAGTAGCCCGTTCCACGGGGTCGACAAGGATCGTTGCGGGAGGCTGTTTGTGTGGGACCTGGCGTCGTCTGATCCGCGTGTGGTCGGGCCGTATCGGACTCGTGCGGTGTTGGGCGAGGGGGGCATGGGCCGGGTGCTGCTGGCATCCGATCCGGCGGGCGGTTTGGTCGCGGTCAAGCTGGTCCGTGACGCTTTCGCTGCTTATGACGACAGCTTCCGGCAGCGTTTGCGGCGTGAGGCCGTGGCTGCGCAAAGAGTCCATGGCCCCCGCACCGCGCGGGTGGTCGACGCCGATGCGGACGCCGGGATTCCGTGGCTGGCTTACGCGTTCCACCACGGGCCCACGCTCCAGAACGCTCTGAGCACGACCGGGGCGTTGCCGGAAGAGAGTGTGCTGCATCTTGCGGCGGGATTGGCCGCGGCTCTTCGCGACATCCATGCTGCTCGGTTCATTCACCGCGATCTGTCGACTGCCAATGTTCTGCTGGCTGACGACGGGCCCGTGGTGATCGACTTCGGTATCGCCAGATCGGCCGGAGTGGCCGCGGATTCGGTGGATCAGACGCAACTCCTGACGGTGACTCGTACCGGTATGGTGATCGGGAACCCGGGGTTCATGTCGCCCGAGCAGGCCATGGGCATGGCCGACCTCACGCCCGCGAGCGACGTGTTCCCTCTGGGGACCCTCCTCGCAACGGCGGCCACCGGCCGTAATCCGTTCCAGGGCGCCACGAGTGAACAGACGCGCTACAACGTCATGATGGCCACCGCGGAACTGGACCAGGTCCCTTCCGCGATACGCGAGGTCATCGAACCCTGCCTGACCCGCGATCCCGCCGAACGGCCCGACGCGGCACACCTCCTGAGCACCATCGGGACACCGCCCGCGGTTCCGCAAGTCTGGCCCGAAGCCGTCCACGCCCTCACCCGGCAGCAGCACGCCGAAGTAAGCCGCTACACCGGCATCGACCCCACCACCGTCCTCCCCGGACCACACGACCTCGACCCGACCACCATCTTCACCACAGAAGCGGCGAACAGTCCGGAACCGGAATTGGAACCGGAGCCGGGTGCACCACCCTCACGTTCATGGCGTGCGCGGCTGGCCGTCCTCACCCTCGCGGCAGTCGCGATATCCGGCGCCGTATGGATCGCGACCGCGCTGACCGGCCGAGGTTCCGCCGGCGGCGCCGGAGCCACACCCGGGGCCAGCCCGTCCGGTGACTCGGGTCGACCCGATCACGCCTTCGTCGACGTATCCCGAGGCGACTGCTTTCGCAACAACGGGACCATGAAGAACATGGACTTCGAGTCGGCCGAGTGCGGCGGGGGCGACGTGTTCGAGGTCGTGCGCGCTTTCGACGGCACCACCGACCTGAGCGTGTGCCAGTACGTCAAGCAGGTCGAGTGGCGCTATGCCGTCCCCGACCCCGACGTGACGGTCTGTCTGGTGTACCGCCACAGCGACGGCGCCGCCTACAACGCGGACCGGGGCGACTGCGTCGGCAGCGGACCCGGCGGCGCGGCGTGGACCGTGGAGCAGTGCCGGCCCTCCGGCCTGGCGGTCATCGGCCGTATCGAGGGCCCGAGCACATCAGAGGACTGCGAGCGATTCCCCCGCAACAGGAGGGACCACTACTTCACCGTGGAAGGGTCACCTGAGCTGAACGTCCGCTTGTGCATGGGCGTGATCGCACCCGACAGCGCCTAGTAATGCTTCGTTGGGTTCTGTCCTGTCCGTCCGGCCGTTCGACCAGGAGGGTCCGGGCGGGCAGGACACCGTCCCACCGGTTGCGGCGTCGGCGGCCCGGGCCCGCCGTAAGAGGGCCGGTGCGGCCGGACCTGCTCCGGGTGAGCGACTGCCTTCCCGGTCAGAGCCAGGACACAGGACAGCCCCCGCTGTTCGAGACCGAGCCGGAACGGGGTGCTGACGCCGCAGCCGGCATCCGCGACCACGACCGGCGCCTTCAACTGTCACTCGCCGAGCGAGTCGAGCAGGCCGAGCGCAAAGCGCCACATCTCCCGGTGCACCAACCCGTCAGGGACTCCCGCCCTCCGGCACCGAATCCGTCGCATCCGTCCACTCACGCGGCAGGGCACACGGCCGACGGCTGGGCCGATGGCTCGGTTCACGCGTGCTGCTTCCGCGGGTGGAGGTCGATGGTGAGGTGCGGGTCGAGCGCGTGCAGGAAGTCGGGGGCGTCGAAGACCTCACCGGCGGAGACGACGCCGATGGCCTTGGTGCGGCCGGTCAGAACGCGCGCGAGGGCCTCGGTGACGAGGGGCGCGGTGACGGCGTAGATGTCCTGGCCAGCGGCCGTGGCCCGGCGTTCGGCTCCGCCGGAGCGGACGACGACGTCGACGAGGAAGGTCTGGTTCGAGCGCCCGCGCTCGTCGGCGGCGGTGGGAGCCGGCGTATGCGGGGCGGCGACGTCTCGGGCCGCCTCGGCGGTCATGTAGGTGGTCACATCGGGGATGGAGAGGTGCTGGGGGACCGTGACGACGTCCGCCATTGTGAACTCCCCGATCACCGGTCGGGAGCCCATCGGTTCCGGGAAGGTCCACTCCAGGGTGGGCGCGGCGTCGGTGCGGTGCTCCCACTGTCCGCCCCTGTA
The Streptomyces sp. CNQ-509 DNA segment above includes these coding regions:
- a CDS encoding serine/threonine-protein kinase encodes the protein MVGPYRTRAVLGEGGMGRVLLASDPAGGLVAVKLVRDAFAAYDDSFRQRLRREAVAAQRVHGPRTARVVDADADAGIPWLAYAFHHGPTLQNALSTTGALPEESVLHLAAGLAAALRDIHAARFIHRDLSTANVLLADDGPVVIDFGIARSAGVAADSVDQTQLLTVTRTGMVIGNPGFMSPEQAMGMADLTPASDVFPLGTLLATAATGRNPFQGATSEQTRYNVMMATAELDQVPSAIREVIEPCLTRDPAERPDAAHLLSTIGTPPAVPQVWPEAVHALTRQQHAEVSRYTGIDPTTVLPGPHDLDPTTIFTTEAANSPEPELEPEPGAPPSRSWRARLAVLTLAAVAISGAVWIATALTGRGSAGGAGATPGASPSGDSGRPDHAFVDVSRGDCFRNNGTMKNMDFESAECGGGDVFEVVRAFDGTTDLSVCQYVKQVEWRYAVPDPDVTVCLVYRHSDGAAYNADRGDCVGSGPGGAAWTVEQCRPSGLAVIGRIEGPSTSEDCERFPRNRRDHYFTVEGSPELNVRLCMGVIAPDSA
- a CDS encoding transposase — protein: MVADAGCGVSTPFRLGLEQRGLSCVLALTGKAVAHPEQVRPHRPSYGGPGPPTPQPVGRCPARPDPPGRTAGRTGQNPTKHY
- a CDS encoding serine/threonine-protein kinase, whose amino-acid sequence is MVGPYRTRAVLGEGGMGRVLLASDPAGGLVAVKLVRDAFAAYDDSFRQRLRREAVAAQRVHGPRTARVVDADADAGIPWLAYAFHHGPTLQNALSTTGALPEESVLHLAAGLAAALRDIHAARFIHRDLSTANVLLADDGPVVIDFGIARSAGVAADSVDQTQLLTVTRTGMVIGNPGFMSPEQAMGMADLTPASDVFPLGTLLATAATGRNPFQGATSEQTRYNVMMATAELDQVPSAIREVIEPCLTRDPAERPDAAHLLSTIGTPPAVPQVWPEAVHALTRQQHAEVSRYTGIDPTTVLPGPHDLDPTTIFTTEAEPGAGPGGPPPAEAPATPGGRWRTGLRVPAAAVAAVVVAVVAVVSAVVLWPNGGDGEAAPEKPAEAAADVFPVKVKHDYGETVVPSKPQRVAAWGWGAAEVAIALGEYPVGIVEEESESGKGMMPWVAQAYEDEGLDDPVLFTEGGSTSWGLPEEQIAATEPDLILAPYSGLTEAQYEQLTDIAPVVARPVGASVEPWEGVIATTAQALGVPAEGKELLAESDARLAELGERHGLTGSSFAAVVNDPPRRRVHVFSDASPVVRVLEGLGLRPADSVAELDSDGNGMMYSLDYEDLDRLESDVVVLYSTTSDWAERDLASEELNALPAFAAGRIAQLSGTDEFASATSPTVLSIRWPGGMPVLAESLEKAEAVRN